Proteins from one Ramlibacter sp. PS4R-6 genomic window:
- a CDS encoding TonB-dependent receptor: MSSTSFERIAWALALPASVVAQVLPPVTVTATRTAANPFDVPASVSVIDGDDARSAARPEINLSESLATVPGLAVRDRQNYAQDLQLSIRGFGARSTFGVRGVRLYVDGIPATMPDGQGQLSHIDPSSVGQLDVLRGPFSVLYGNSSGGVVQVTTQPGQGEPRATATYVGGSFGLSRPGLRVSGASGDIGYVFSASHMSLDGWRAHSAVTRDVGNARLDWKPAEGRSWTFVANAVDVKADDPLGLTRAQFEAAPRGVDPSALAFDTRKTVRQQQAGGTHEAKLGAADAVRIAAWIGERHTVQYQAIPVAAQGNALHPGGVIGLQREYAGTDLRWTHAHGTALQLVAGLSYETLREHRQGWQNFAGTALGVQGALRRDEDNRVTSIDPYLQGVWKPSDRWSVTAGVRRSSVRFGSRDHYVAGTNGDDSGSLRYGATLPAFAALFAVSPRLHAYAAFGRGFETPTANELAYRPSGAAGLNFALKPSHSDNLEAGLKGRSGAEALWNFEWNAAVFETRTRDEIVTQTNSGGRSTFQNAGATRRRGVELGAAIRSGDWKLQIAQTWLDARYRDAFATCVAAPCTTPTLVIPAGNRIPGIARSFTAVEAAWQPAFGWRGGAEVRRSSRVWVNDANSDAAPAFTTAALHAGYRMRAGRWTLEAGARVDNLFDRRYAGSVIVNEGNGRFYEPAPGRSYTAKAGATYAF, encoded by the coding sequence ATGTCCTCGACCTCGTTTGAACGCATCGCTTGGGCGCTGGCGCTGCCTGCGAGCGTCGTTGCGCAGGTGCTGCCGCCCGTCACGGTGACCGCCACGCGCACGGCCGCGAATCCCTTCGACGTGCCGGCTTCGGTGTCGGTGATCGATGGCGACGACGCGCGCTCGGCTGCGCGGCCGGAGATCAACCTGTCCGAATCGCTCGCCACCGTGCCCGGCCTCGCGGTGCGCGACCGGCAGAACTACGCGCAGGACCTGCAGCTGTCCATCCGAGGCTTCGGCGCGCGTTCGACCTTCGGCGTGCGCGGCGTGCGGCTGTACGTCGACGGCATTCCGGCGACCATGCCCGACGGCCAGGGGCAGCTGTCGCACATCGACCCGTCCTCGGTGGGGCAGCTCGACGTGCTGCGCGGGCCTTTCTCCGTGCTGTACGGCAATTCTTCCGGCGGGGTCGTGCAGGTGACGACGCAACCGGGGCAAGGCGAGCCGCGTGCGACGGCGACTTACGTCGGCGGCAGCTTCGGCCTTTCGCGCCCGGGCCTGCGCGTAAGCGGCGCCAGCGGAGACATTGGATACGTCTTCAGTGCCAGCCACATGTCGCTCGACGGCTGGCGGGCGCATTCGGCGGTCACGCGCGACGTCGGCAATGCGCGGCTGGACTGGAAGCCGGCCGAAGGCCGCAGCTGGACTTTCGTGGCGAACGCGGTGGACGTGAAGGCGGACGATCCGCTGGGACTCACCCGTGCGCAGTTCGAGGCGGCGCCGCGCGGCGTCGATCCGTCGGCGCTGGCCTTCGACACGCGCAAGACGGTGCGCCAGCAGCAGGCCGGCGGGACGCACGAAGCGAAGCTGGGAGCGGCCGATGCGGTGCGAATCGCCGCATGGATCGGCGAGCGGCACACCGTGCAGTACCAGGCCATCCCCGTCGCCGCGCAAGGCAACGCCTTGCATCCCGGCGGCGTCATTGGCCTCCAGCGCGAATACGCGGGCACCGACCTGCGCTGGACGCACGCGCACGGCACGGCCCTGCAGCTCGTAGCCGGCCTGTCGTACGAAACGCTGCGCGAGCACCGCCAGGGCTGGCAGAACTTCGCCGGCACGGCGCTGGGCGTGCAAGGCGCGCTGCGGCGCGATGAGGACAACCGCGTGACGAGCATCGACCCGTACCTGCAAGGCGTGTGGAAGCCCTCCGACCGCTGGAGCGTGACGGCCGGCGTGCGGCGCAGTTCCGTGCGTTTCGGGTCGCGCGACCACTACGTCGCGGGCACGAACGGCGACGACAGCGGGAGCCTGCGCTACGGTGCGACATTGCCGGCGTTCGCAGCGCTGTTCGCGGTATCGCCGCGCCTGCATGCCTATGCGGCCTTCGGGCGCGGCTTCGAGACGCCGACGGCCAACGAGCTGGCCTACCGGCCCAGCGGCGCAGCGGGCCTGAACTTTGCGCTGAAGCCTTCGCACAGCGACAACCTCGAGGCCGGCCTGAAGGGCCGCAGCGGGGCCGAAGCGCTCTGGAATTTCGAATGGAATGCCGCCGTGTTCGAGACGCGCACGCGCGACGAGATCGTGACGCAGACCAACAGCGGTGGGCGCAGCACGTTCCAGAACGCCGGAGCCACGCGGCGGCGCGGCGTCGAGCTCGGTGCCGCCATCCGCAGCGGCGACTGGAAGCTGCAGATCGCACAGACCTGGCTGGATGCGCGCTACCGGGATGCCTTCGCGACCTGCGTGGCGGCGCCGTGCACGACGCCGACGCTCGTGATCCCCGCGGGCAACCGCATTCCCGGCATCGCCCGGTCGTTCACCGCCGTCGAGGCGGCGTGGCAGCCGGCCTTCGGCTGGCGGGGCGGCGCGGAAGTGCGGCGTTCAAGCCGTGTGTGGGTGAACGACGCCAACAGCGACGCCGCACCCGCATTCACGACAGCCGCGCTGCATGCGGGCTACCGCATGCGTGCGGGGCGGTGGACGCTGGAGGCGGGCGCGCGTGTCGACAACCTCTTCGACCGGCGCTACGCGGGCTCCGTCATCGTGAACGAAGGCAACGGCCGCTTCTACGAGCCGGCGCCGGGGCGTAGCTACACCGCCAAGGCCGGCGCGACCTACGCCTTCTGA
- a CDS encoding NAD(P)/FAD-dependent oxidoreductase: MDRIGALVVGAGVVGLAVARALAQAGHETIVCEAETAIGQGVSSRNSEVIHAGLYYTPGSLKARLCVRGKEMLYALCATHGVPHRNCGKFVVANSPEEAKGLDALLARAAANGVPVERIDAAQARAAEPALQCVAALSSPTTGIVDSHALMLALQGDLERAGGFVALGSAVDSAVLGHDGEPHVVRMADGSEIAAPILVNSASLHACALARRFAGLPPSAIPREHFAKGNYYSLAGKAPFSRLIYPAPADAWLGVHLTLDLGGQAKFGPDLEWLAARTPQEIDYAVDPKRADGFYAEVRRYWPALPDGALQPSYSGVRPKIYGPGEAAPDFRIDGPALHGVQGLVNLFGIESPGLTSALAIGEHVLDLV; this comes from the coding sequence ATGGATCGCATAGGGGCACTCGTCGTCGGGGCGGGCGTGGTGGGGTTGGCCGTCGCACGCGCCTTGGCGCAGGCCGGCCATGAAACCATCGTCTGCGAAGCCGAAACGGCCATCGGCCAGGGGGTGAGTTCGCGCAACAGTGAGGTGATCCACGCGGGGCTCTACTACACACCCGGCTCGCTCAAGGCGCGCCTGTGCGTGCGCGGCAAGGAGATGCTCTACGCCTTGTGCGCCACGCACGGCGTGCCGCACCGCAACTGCGGCAAGTTCGTCGTGGCGAACAGCCCGGAAGAGGCGAAGGGCCTGGACGCGCTGCTGGCGCGCGCCGCGGCGAACGGCGTGCCCGTGGAGCGTATCGATGCCGCGCAGGCCAGGGCCGCGGAGCCCGCGCTGCAATGCGTGGCTGCGCTGTCGTCGCCGACGACCGGCATCGTCGACAGCCACGCGCTGATGCTGGCGCTGCAGGGCGACCTGGAGCGTGCAGGCGGCTTCGTCGCTTTGGGCTCCGCCGTCGATTCGGCCGTGCTCGGCCACGACGGCGAACCGCACGTGGTCCGCATGGCCGACGGCTCGGAGATCGCCGCGCCCATCCTCGTCAACTCCGCGTCGCTGCATGCGTGCGCGCTGGCGCGCCGCTTCGCCGGCCTGCCGCCTTCGGCGATCCCGCGCGAGCATTTCGCCAAGGGCAATTACTACAGCCTCGCCGGCAAGGCGCCGTTCTCGCGCCTGATCTACCCCGCGCCGGCCGATGCGTGGCTGGGTGTGCACCTCACGCTCGACCTGGGCGGGCAGGCGAAGTTCGGCCCCGACCTGGAATGGCTCGCGGCCCGCACGCCGCAGGAGATCGACTACGCCGTGGACCCGAAGCGGGCCGACGGCTTCTACGCGGAAGTGCGGCGCTACTGGCCGGCGCTGCCCGACGGCGCGCTGCAACCGAGCTATAGCGGCGTGCGGCCCAAAATCTACGGCCCGGGCGAGGCCGCGCCCGACTTCCGCATCGACGGCCCGGCGCTGCACGGTGTGCAAGGGCTGGTAAACCTCTTCGGCATCGAGTCGCCGGGCCTGACCAGCGCTTTGGCGATCGGCGAGCATGTCCTCGACCTCGTTTGA
- a CDS encoding N-formylglutamate amidohydrolase, with protein MDAWIRVVPGTSPLVLDSPHSGTVYPEDFRHACDMGELRQAEDTHVEKLYDFAPAMGIAWVEALFPRSYLDVNRNVTEIDVAMLEDAWRGEVASDPKSLAKVRLGKGLIWRITDSGVPIYSRKLTAAEVEARIENCWRPFHEAVGKAIDAAHRRHGWCIHIDCHSMPAVSAPFSTDYPGLVHADFVIGDREGTTADPRLSKKICAHLEALGYSASYNHPYKGVELVRRHADPAHHRHSIQVEINRKLYMDEATLELTPRAARLKADLRSLLAMLLETDPRRL; from the coding sequence ATGGATGCATGGATCCGCGTGGTGCCCGGCACGAGCCCGCTGGTGCTCGACTCGCCGCACAGCGGCACGGTCTACCCGGAGGATTTCCGCCACGCCTGCGACATGGGCGAGCTGCGGCAGGCCGAGGACACGCACGTCGAGAAGCTGTACGACTTCGCGCCCGCGATGGGCATCGCATGGGTGGAAGCGCTGTTCCCCCGCAGCTACCTCGACGTGAACCGCAACGTCACCGAGATCGACGTCGCGATGCTGGAAGACGCTTGGCGCGGTGAGGTCGCCTCGGACCCGAAGTCCCTCGCGAAGGTGAGGCTCGGCAAGGGGCTGATCTGGCGCATCACGGACAGCGGCGTGCCGATCTACTCGCGCAAGCTCACGGCGGCGGAGGTCGAGGCGCGCATCGAGAACTGCTGGCGGCCGTTTCACGAAGCCGTCGGCAAGGCCATCGACGCGGCGCATCGCCGCCACGGCTGGTGCATCCACATCGACTGCCATTCGATGCCCGCGGTGTCGGCGCCGTTCTCCACCGACTATCCCGGCCTGGTCCATGCCGACTTTGTCATCGGCGACCGCGAGGGTACGACCGCCGACCCGCGCCTGTCGAAGAAGATTTGTGCGCACCTGGAGGCACTGGGCTACAGCGCCTCGTACAACCATCCGTACAAGGGCGTGGAACTCGTGCGGCGGCACGCCGACCCCGCGCACCACCGCCACAGCATCCAGGTCGAGATCAATCGCAAGCTGTACATGGACGAAGCCACGCTCGAGCTGACGCCGCGCGCCGCCAGGCTCAAGGCGGACCTTCGCTCGCTGCTGGCGATGCTGCTCGAAACGGACCCGCGGCGCCTCTGA
- the dnaQ gene encoding DNA polymerase III subunit epsilon, with product MRQIVLDTETTGLSAEAGDRIIEIGCVELVARKLTGNNKHFYLNPERDSHEDALKVHGISNEFLRDKPKFAQVADELVEYLAGAEIIIHNAAFDVSFLDKELELAGKSRIGAIVQQVTDTLAMAKEQWPGKRNSLDALCDRLGVDNSGRTLHGALLDAELLADVYINMTRGQDALLIDAGASDAIAGIATRVDLRQFTLPVLLANEQEAAAHEEVLQQLDKASGGKAIWKIVTQPVA from the coding sequence GTGCGCCAAATCGTCCTCGACACGGAAACCACGGGCCTTTCGGCGGAGGCGGGCGACCGCATCATCGAGATCGGCTGCGTGGAGCTCGTCGCTCGCAAGCTCACGGGCAACAACAAGCATTTCTACCTGAACCCCGAGCGCGACAGCCACGAGGACGCGCTCAAGGTCCACGGCATCAGCAACGAGTTCCTGCGCGACAAGCCGAAGTTCGCCCAGGTCGCGGACGAACTGGTCGAGTACCTCGCCGGCGCCGAGATCATCATCCACAACGCCGCCTTCGACGTCTCGTTCCTCGACAAGGAGCTCGAGCTCGCCGGCAAGTCGCGCATCGGCGCCATCGTGCAGCAGGTGACCGATACGCTGGCGATGGCCAAGGAGCAGTGGCCGGGCAAGCGCAACAGCCTCGATGCGCTGTGCGACCGCCTGGGCGTGGATAACTCCGGCCGCACGCTGCACGGCGCCCTGCTCGACGCGGAGCTGCTGGCCGACGTCTACATCAACATGACGCGCGGCCAGGACGCGCTGCTGATCGACGCGGGCGCGTCCGACGCCATCGCGGGCATCGCGACGCGCGTGGACCTGCGCCAGTTCACGTTGCCCGTTCTGCTGGCGAACGAGCAGGAAGCCGCCGCGCACGAGGAGGTCCTGCAGCAGCTCGATAAGGCGAGCGGCGGCAAGGCGATCTGGAAAATCGTGACTCAGCCTGTGGCATAA
- a CDS encoding SDR family NAD(P)-dependent oxidoreductase, translating to MFQLTGKIAVVTGGNGGIGLGMARGLAQAGALVVIAGRNAEKSREAAHELRREGCKAEAVEADVTDEGEVARLFSETDKHHGRLDILVNNAGTTVRKRPHELTLDEWRHVMDTNLTSAFLCSQAAYPLLKRQGGKVINIGSMMSIFGAPYASAYGASKGGIVQFTRSIATAWAADNIQANAVLPGWIDTELTQGAREQVPGLNERVVARTPAGRWGAPSDLAGVAVFLASSASDFVTGAAIPVDGGYSIA from the coding sequence ATGTTCCAACTCACCGGAAAAATCGCGGTCGTGACGGGCGGAAACGGCGGCATCGGCCTGGGCATGGCGCGCGGGCTCGCGCAGGCGGGCGCACTCGTTGTGATCGCGGGACGCAACGCGGAAAAATCCCGCGAAGCCGCGCACGAATTGCGCCGGGAAGGTTGCAAGGCCGAGGCGGTCGAGGCCGACGTGACCGACGAAGGCGAGGTGGCGCGTCTCTTTTCCGAAACGGACAAGCACCACGGTCGCCTGGACATCCTGGTGAACAACGCGGGCACCACGGTGCGCAAGCGGCCGCACGAGCTGACGCTGGACGAGTGGCGGCACGTGATGGACACGAACCTCACGAGCGCCTTCCTGTGCTCGCAGGCGGCGTACCCGCTGCTCAAGCGCCAGGGCGGCAAGGTGATCAACATCGGCTCGATGATGTCGATCTTCGGCGCGCCCTACGCGTCGGCGTACGGCGCGAGCAAGGGCGGCATCGTGCAGTTCACCCGCTCCATCGCAACGGCGTGGGCCGCGGACAACATCCAGGCCAACGCCGTGCTGCCGGGGTGGATCGACACCGAGCTCACGCAAGGCGCTCGCGAGCAGGTGCCAGGGTTGAACGAGCGCGTCGTCGCGAGAACACCGGCGGGGCGCTGGGGTGCACCGTCGGACCTTGCCGGCGTGGCCGTGTTCCTCGCCAGCAGCGCGTCCGACTTCGTGACCGGCGCGGCGATCCCCGTGGACGGCGGCTACTCGATCGCCTAG
- the fdx gene encoding ISC system 2Fe-2S type ferredoxin — translation MTKIKVLPHPEYAPQGAEIQATPGTSICEALLDNGIAIEHACDMSCACTTCHVVVREGFKSLNEMDENEEDLLDRAWGLEADSRLSCQAIVAQKDLVVEIPKYSINHAKEKH, via the coding sequence ATGACGAAGATCAAGGTCCTCCCGCACCCCGAATATGCGCCGCAAGGCGCCGAGATCCAGGCTACGCCCGGCACGTCCATCTGCGAGGCGCTGCTGGACAACGGCATCGCGATCGAGCATGCGTGCGACATGAGCTGCGCCTGCACCACCTGCCACGTCGTCGTGCGCGAGGGCTTCAAGTCGCTCAACGAGATGGACGAGAACGAGGAAGACCTGCTGGACCGCGCGTGGGGGCTGGAGGCCGACTCGCGCCTGTCATGCCAGGCGATCGTGGCGCAGAAGGACCTGGTGGTCGAGATCCCCAAATACTCGATCAACCACGCGAAAGAGAAACACTAG
- the hscA gene encoding Fe-S protein assembly chaperone HscA encodes MALLQISEPGQSPDPHQRRIAVGIDLGTTHSLVATVRNGVAECLPDDQGRVLLPSVVRYLEGGRRQIGFDAQQAQSEDAENTIVSAKRFMGRGLADIANREKMPYRFIDKPGMVALATREGEKSPVEVSAEILATLRHRAEDTMGDDLHGAVITVPAYFDDAQRQATKDAAKLAGINVLRLINEPTAAAIAYGLDNASEGIYAVYDLGGGTFDISILRLARGVFEVIATGGDSALGGDDYDRALADWLLTQAGAAATSARDKSAVKVAARAAKESLSEHGSVLATFTAGGQEHAIPVTREDFEGVTGELTARTMGAVRKALRDAKLAKDDVQGVVLVGGSTRMPQVRRAVAQFFGRQPLTNLDPDQVVALGAAIQANQLAGNGAAGDLLLLDVIPLSLGIETMGGLVERIVHRNETIPTAKAQDFTTYKDGQTAMAIHVLQGERDLVQDCRSLARFELRGIPPMAAGAARIRVTFTVDADGLLSVSAKEQGSGVEASIDVKPSYGLTDDEIARMLKESFSTAEHDMKARALAEAKLEAQRMLLATQSALDADAALLAGEERAHIDALMASLRAIAENSTDAAAIEAATEALAKGTESFAATRMNHSIQKALAGKNVEAL; translated from the coding sequence ATGGCGCTCCTGCAGATTTCAGAGCCCGGGCAATCGCCCGACCCGCACCAGCGGCGGATCGCGGTCGGCATCGACCTGGGCACCACGCATTCGCTCGTTGCCACGGTGCGCAACGGCGTCGCCGAGTGCCTGCCCGACGACCAGGGCCGCGTGTTGCTGCCTTCGGTCGTGCGCTACCTCGAAGGCGGCCGCCGCCAGATCGGCTTCGACGCGCAGCAGGCGCAGTCCGAAGATGCCGAGAACACCATCGTTTCGGCCAAGCGCTTCATGGGCCGCGGCCTCGCCGACATCGCCAACCGCGAAAAGATGCCCTACCGCTTCATCGACAAGCCGGGCATGGTGGCGCTGGCCACGCGCGAGGGCGAGAAGTCGCCCGTGGAGGTCAGCGCCGAAATCCTTGCCACGTTGCGCCACCGCGCCGAGGACACGATGGGCGACGACCTGCACGGCGCCGTCATCACCGTGCCCGCCTACTTCGACGACGCGCAGCGGCAGGCCACCAAGGATGCCGCGAAGCTGGCAGGCATCAACGTGCTGCGCCTGATCAACGAGCCCACCGCGGCTGCGATCGCCTACGGGCTGGACAACGCCTCGGAGGGTATCTATGCGGTGTACGACCTGGGCGGTGGCACCTTCGACATTTCGATCCTGCGGCTCGCGCGGGGCGTCTTCGAGGTGATCGCCACGGGCGGCGACTCGGCGCTGGGCGGTGACGACTACGACCGCGCGCTCGCCGACTGGCTGCTCACGCAAGCCGGCGCCGCGGCGACCAGCGCGCGCGACAAGTCCGCGGTGAAGGTGGCGGCACGCGCGGCCAAGGAGAGCTTGTCGGAGCACGGCAGCGTGCTGGCCACGTTCACGGCGGGCGGGCAGGAACACGCGATACCCGTGACGCGCGAGGATTTCGAGGGCGTCACGGGCGAACTCACGGCCCGCACGATGGGTGCGGTGCGCAAGGCGCTGCGGGACGCGAAGCTGGCCAAGGACGACGTGCAGGGTGTCGTGCTCGTGGGCGGCTCCACGCGCATGCCGCAGGTGCGGCGCGCCGTGGCGCAGTTCTTCGGCCGCCAGCCGCTCACCAACCTGGACCCCGACCAGGTGGTTGCGCTGGGCGCGGCCATCCAGGCCAACCAGCTCGCGGGCAACGGCGCCGCCGGCGACCTGCTGCTGCTGGACGTGATCCCGCTGTCGCTGGGCATCGAGACCATGGGCGGGCTGGTCGAGCGCATCGTCCACCGCAACGAGACGATCCCCACCGCCAAGGCGCAGGACTTCACGACCTACAAGGACGGCCAGACGGCGATGGCGATCCACGTCCTGCAAGGCGAGCGCGACCTGGTACAGGACTGCCGCAGCCTCGCGCGCTTCGAGTTGCGCGGCATCCCGCCGATGGCCGCGGGCGCGGCGCGCATCCGGGTGACGTTCACGGTCGACGCCGACGGCTTGTTGTCCGTGAGCGCGAAGGAGCAGGGCAGCGGCGTGGAGGCGAGCATCGACGTCAAGCCGTCGTACGGCCTGACCGACGACGAGATCGCGCGCATGCTGAAGGAGAGCTTCTCGACCGCCGAGCACGACATGAAAGCCCGCGCGCTGGCGGAAGCCAAGCTCGAGGCGCAGCGCATGTTGCTCGCGACGCAGAGCGCGCTGGACGCCGATGCCGCGCTGCTGGCCGGCGAGGAACGTGCGCACATCGATGCCCTGATGGCGTCGTTGCGGGCGATCGCCGAGAACTCAACCGACGCGGCCGCCATCGAGGCCGCCACCGAAGCGCTGGCCAAGGGCACCGAAAGCTTCGCCGCCACGCGCATGAACCACAGCATCCAGAAGGCGCTGGCCGGCAAGAACGTGGAAGCCCTCTAG
- the hscB gene encoding Fe-S protein assembly co-chaperone HscB yields MNLQSNDFELFGVPEQFAQDLGRIDERWKDLQREAHPDRFAAQGAAAQRIAMQWSVRINEAYKRLKDPLKRAAYLCELRGSPIDPENNTAMPATFLVEQMEWREALEEARSIEDVDRLEGELQVARRDTVERVRRMLDDENDPRAAAQQVRALMFIERFAHDVEGRAEQLGQ; encoded by the coding sequence GTGAATCTCCAGAGCAACGATTTCGAGCTCTTCGGCGTGCCCGAGCAGTTCGCGCAGGACCTTGGCCGCATCGACGAGCGCTGGAAGGACCTGCAGCGCGAAGCCCATCCCGACCGTTTCGCGGCGCAGGGCGCCGCCGCCCAGCGCATCGCCATGCAGTGGTCGGTGCGCATCAATGAAGCCTACAAGCGCCTGAAGGATCCGCTCAAGCGCGCCGCCTACCTGTGCGAGCTGCGCGGCTCCCCCATCGACCCCGAGAACAACACGGCGATGCCGGCGACTTTCCTCGTCGAGCAGATGGAATGGCGCGAGGCTCTGGAAGAGGCACGTTCGATCGAGGACGTCGACCGCCTCGAGGGCGAGCTGCAGGTGGCCCGCCGCGACACGGTCGAGCGCGTGCGCCGCATGCTCGACGACGAGAACGACCCCCGCGCCGCTGCCCAGCAGGTGAGAGCCCTCATGTTCATCGAGCGCTTTGCCCACGACGTCGAAGGCCGCGCCGAGCAACTGGGACAATAG
- the iscA gene encoding iron-sulfur cluster assembly protein IscA: MAVSLTEPAARHIKRYLAKRGKGVGVRLGVKTTGCSGLAYKLEYVDDAAPEDLVFEQHGVKVLVDPKSLAYIDGTQLDFVREGLNEGFKFNNPNERDRCGCGESFRV; encoded by the coding sequence ATGGCGGTTTCCCTCACCGAGCCTGCCGCGCGCCACATCAAGAGGTACCTGGCGAAGCGTGGCAAGGGCGTCGGCGTGCGCCTGGGCGTCAAGACCACGGGCTGCTCGGGCCTGGCCTACAAGCTCGAGTACGTGGACGACGCCGCGCCCGAGGACCTGGTGTTCGAACAGCACGGCGTGAAGGTGCTGGTGGACCCCAAGAGCTTGGCCTACATCGACGGCACGCAGCTGGACTTCGTGCGCGAAGGCCTGAACGAGGGTTTCAAGTTCAACAACCCCAACGAGCGCGACCGCTGCGGCTGCGGCGAATCCTTCCGGGTGTGA
- the iscU gene encoding Fe-S cluster assembly scaffold IscU, translated as MAYSEKVVEHYENPRNVGSFDKGDETVGTGMVGAPACGDVMKLQIKVNPSTGVIEDARFKTYGCGSAIASSSLVTEWVKGKTLDEAASLKNSQIAEELALPPVKIHCSILAEDAIKAAVADYKKKHAA; from the coding sequence ATGGCCTATTCCGAAAAAGTCGTTGAACACTACGAGAACCCGCGCAACGTGGGCTCTTTCGACAAGGGCGACGAGACGGTCGGCACCGGCATGGTCGGCGCGCCCGCCTGCGGCGACGTGATGAAGCTGCAGATCAAGGTGAACCCGTCCACCGGCGTCATCGAGGACGCGCGCTTCAAGACCTACGGCTGCGGCTCCGCGATCGCCTCCAGCTCGCTGGTGACCGAGTGGGTCAAGGGCAAGACGCTGGACGAGGCCGCGTCGCTGAAGAACAGCCAGATCGCCGAGGAGCTCGCGCTGCCCCCGGTGAAGATCCACTGCTCGATCCTGGCGGAAGACGCGATCAAGGCGGCCGTGGCCGACTACAAGAAGAAGCATGCAGCCTGA
- a CDS encoding IscS subfamily cysteine desulfurase, whose amino-acid sequence MSDSTPHFPIYMDYGATTPVDPRVVDAMIPWLREHFGNPASRSHAWGWEAEEAVEKARQQVADLINADPREIVWTSGATESDNLAIKGAAHFYKTRGKHLITVKTEHKAVLDTMRELERQGFEVTYLDVKEDGMLDFEVLKAAIRPDTTVISVMYVNNEIGVIQDIPAIGALCREKGIIFHVDAAQATGKVEIDVKKTPIDLMSLASHKTYGPKGIGALYVCRKPRVRIEPQMHGGGHERGMRSGTLPTHQIVGMGEAFRIAKAEMGQDNAKAHALQKRLLDGLKDVEQVFINGHLEHRVPHNLNISFNFVEGESLIMGIKGLAVSSGSACTSASLEPSYVLRALGRSDELAHSSLRMTIGRFTTEQEIDYAVDTIRKNVARLRELSPLWEMYQDGVDISSIQWTAH is encoded by the coding sequence ATGAGCGACTCGACCCCGCACTTCCCGATCTACATGGACTACGGCGCGACGACGCCGGTGGACCCGCGCGTCGTCGACGCGATGATCCCGTGGTTGCGCGAGCATTTCGGCAACCCGGCGTCGCGCAGCCATGCGTGGGGCTGGGAGGCGGAAGAGGCTGTCGAGAAGGCGCGCCAGCAGGTGGCCGATTTGATCAACGCCGACCCGCGCGAAATCGTGTGGACGTCGGGCGCGACCGAGTCGGACAACCTGGCGATCAAGGGCGCGGCGCATTTCTACAAGACCCGCGGCAAGCACCTGATCACGGTGAAGACCGAGCACAAGGCGGTGCTGGACACGATGCGCGAGCTCGAGCGCCAGGGCTTCGAGGTGACCTACCTCGACGTCAAGGAAGACGGCATGCTCGACTTCGAGGTGCTCAAGGCCGCGATCCGCCCCGACACCACGGTCATCTCGGTCATGTACGTGAACAACGAGATCGGCGTGATCCAGGACATCCCCGCCATCGGCGCGCTGTGCCGCGAGAAGGGGATCATCTTCCACGTCGACGCTGCACAGGCCACCGGCAAGGTCGAGATCGACGTCAAGAAGACGCCCATCGACCTGATGTCGCTGGCGTCGCACAAGACCTACGGCCCCAAGGGCATCGGCGCGCTGTATGTGTGCCGCAAGCCGCGCGTGCGGATCGAGCCGCAGATGCACGGCGGCGGCCACGAGCGTGGCATGCGCTCGGGCACGCTGCCCACGCACCAGATCGTCGGCATGGGCGAGGCTTTCCGCATCGCCAAGGCCGAGATGGGCCAGGACAACGCCAAGGCGCACGCGCTGCAAAAGCGCCTGCTGGACGGCCTGAAGGACGTGGAGCAGGTGTTCATCAACGGCCACCTCGAGCATCGCGTGCCGCACAACCTGAACATCAGCTTCAATTTCGTCGAAGGCGAGTCGCTGATCATGGGCATCAAGGGCCTGGCGGTGTCGTCCGGCTCCGCCTGCACCTCCGCTTCGCTCGAGCCGAGCTACGTGCTGCGCGCGCTCGGCCGCAGCGACGAACTGGCGCACTCGAGCCTGCGCATGACCATCGGGCGTTTCACGACCGAGCAAGAGATCGACTATGCCGTCGACACGATCCGCAAGAACGTCGCCCGCCTGCGCGAACTCTCCCCCCTGTGGGAGATGTACCAGGACGGCGTGGACATCTCGTCGATCCAGTGGACGGCGCATTGA